aactagaccttattggaataagtccggtttcctcacgatgttttccttcaccgaaaagaacctagaaaacatatcatatacaaaataaaataaaactaagaaaacggattatattcattatacgcgatataatctgattccataaatttatttcatgagtaactatcgcggtgacagaagacaatattatatacacaatttattatattataaaagttttttaatttatttcttccaaggctacacacgttttaataaaaaaaactgtgataagtttaataattaaactaaaaggtcaagtatttatgcacgaaatcatgtatgcaaatatgtaatatatatggtggtgtttttacgcaagtatcaataatggttagtccgcaacgctactgacggcgtggcggtaccgaccatgaatgctatccctttcgctctagccgcacgtaaggttggttcgaagaggatggcacgctatgtctgtaccgcaggctacaatcgttatgcttctggttatagtgtgcgtctgcacacaggcgcacgcgaGCGCCGCcagcgtcgaaatgcgagcaagcagattttttaaaAGCGCTCTTAAGTAAGAACTATAAATGCTCCCAGAACAACCGCGAAAGGGAGTAAAGGCTCGCATAATGCCACAAACTCCTCGGATCTAAACACTAGGACACACAATTGAATGTCGTCCACTATCTAACTTTTACTACACCAGCTGTTTGTATAAAGCTTGCGTCACCTGATCTTTGAGTAAAAATTTATTAAACACTAGTAAGTTTCGCAAGACACGAGTGTCAGCGATGTGCGAGTCACTAAGAACGCACATTTGAGGGTGACTTAGTAGTAACTAAGTGGaattccttacaaaaaaccacATTGTAAGTTAAACCATAATTGTTTAAATTCagtagtggaaactgttttCGGCCTATCTATATCTAAATTgtatttcttttatatgtgttaTTTTCGCTGTTTGTTTTccattatcaataaaaaaaaagaacagaGAAAAATTTGCGTGACAGAAGATTTCAGGAAAATAGAAAAGAACACAGATTGAAAGAAAGAAGCAAAGGATCAAACCAAGTGGCAAACTCTTTGAACAGAAGGCCGAGATCCACAAAGGATTGTAGTACTACAGGAAGTAATTAAGTACCCTCTCGGTCCTGAAATAAATTTCCAGTTTTCTCTATAAGTAGCAAGTAACTATGCGATATTATAAAAATTGTGGGTATTGTTAGAATGTTAAGAAAATTCAAGAAGGTTTTTCAGTtcaaaaattacacaatttttttaggTGATTGCTTTATTACAAGACACAAGTTCGAATGAATCGATACTAATTGTTGCGAGTGAAGAGATTAGTTGCATCCGCATCCGCAGCACTCTCCGCAGATGGAGACGCAGCCGCAGGCGGGCGCGCAGCCGTCGAAGCAGACGGATCCGAGCACGGGCACGCATCCCTGAACGCAGGTGGTGCCGCACGCTTGGATGGGGCCGGTCACGCCCACCTGCCCGCAGCCCTGCCCGCCGTACGAGCCGCAGCCGCAGCCGCTGCTGGAGCTGTAGCCTCTGGAGCCGCAGCAGCCCTGGCTCAGCACGGACTGTAAAAGATTTAACTTGTTAAAAATCTATACCCTAATTTatttgatatatttatttatttatttatttcaactttattgcacaagttatcaataaaaagtacaaatggcggacataACGcattaaggcattctctaccagtcaaccattgggcaaaacagagatagtttggtgcacaagattataaagccagtatgagattttaaCGATTAAATCCAatcgatacctactattataaaataaacatacacaaatacaataagtaaacctacataaatatatattagtataatacatatatatgaataaaatacacatatacataaataaataaatgtatccaCTTGCTACAGATGGGAACGCTAGAAAAGCATGCTGTGGAATATCACTTCTAAGAAGGTAAGTCTGCCAGTAgagtacttactacttacttacttacttagtaGAGTCAGTGTGAACTTCAATATCTCAAAATAGTCAAAGGAGACAGGATGATGTTCCTTCATAATTACGAATATTAGATAATACAAGCAATGTTTCAAAGGAACGTTAAAAACGACTTGGTAATGTTTACATCGACACAATGATTGTATTGATTGTACCAAAATTACAGGGATTATTTTCCCTAGTTTCCCATATTCTACTTCATTTGACAaggttatacatatataaatattttgaatataGTCATGGTTACCACGGAAAAATATAAGCATTTGTTAGTTTTCGAAAAAGCACATAAAAATCCGTCAAGCGAACGCTACAATGTTATGATGAAGTTATTAACAATTTACTAAGAATATTACAAGTGATATTTAAACTGGACAAAATTTTTACCTGGATCAGATCTCATGTCTAGtcacttttttgttttcataCCACGTCGGAGGCAAACAGGTATAAGATccgcctatggacgcctgcaactcaaggggtgtcacattagaaacttgtacacaacttttttgaagaacccgatactgtagttcatcggaaatacctcggcagggagctcattccacagccggagcgtccgcgggaggaaatgtCACCGTTTTAGTTTTtgtaggtgagaggctggcaacctgtcagtgaaatgtcacaatttgaatttctttaaaccccttttttgccaagagtggcactgaaacttagtagttcatgtgctctgcctatccctttatggaatacaggcgtacAGAATGTATGTATTAACTGAACCCTCGCGcacaaaaaaagtacacaaatgTCCAGATTTTATATGACTACGGAACGTTGAAATGCGACACGACAAGCATTAGGTACTGCCTCTGCTGATTGATTTCCCTAACAATTATCGCATTAAGTCATTGCCAAGGCTCAATTACAGAAAATCTAGTcataatcaattaatcaattGGTGATGGTGCCGAGTAAAGCTAGACAACAGTGAACAGACATCGACATATCGGCCAGTGATTTGTTTCTGCGGTCGCGTGCAGTGACGGGATAAAAAATTCACCATTCCCTTCCTTTCCGTGGGtttcgtaaaagtcgactgtgggtaGCAATAGGGTAGCAAATagaaaggcattctctaccagtcaaccattgggcaaaacagagatagtttggtgcacaagattataaagccagtatgagattttaaCGATTAAATCCAatcgatacctactattataaaataaacatacacaaatacaataagtaaacctacataaatatatattagtataatacatatatatgaataaaatacacatatacataaataaataaatgtatccaCTTGCTACAGATGGGAACGCTAGAAAAGCATGCTGTGGAATATCACTTCTAAGAAGGTAAGTCTGCCAGTAgagtacttactacttacttacttacttagtaGAGTCAGTGTGAACTTCAATATCTCAAAATAGTCAAAGGAGACAGGATGATGTTCCTTCATAATTACGAATATTAGATAATACAAGCAATGTTTCAAAGGAACGTTAAAAACGACTTGGTAATGTTTACATCGACACAATGATTGTATTGATTGTACCAAAATTACAGGGATTATTTTCCCTAGTTTCCCATATTCTACTTCATTTGACAaggttatacatatataaatattttgaatataGTCATGGTTACCACGGAAAAATATAAGCATTTGTTAGTTTTCGAAAAAGCACATAAAAATCCGTCAAGCGAACGCTACAATGTTATGATGAAGTTATTAACAATTTACTAAGAATATTACAAGTGATATTTAAACTGGACAAAATTTTTACCTGGATCAGGCAGAGCTGCAGGCAGAGGACGAGCACGGTGTAGGGAGACATGGCGCTGTTGCTTAGCTTTCAAACTTACTTGaaactgtaggtacttatacacCTGGTCCAGCTTTTATACTGAAGCGGGTTCAATGGAATTTTGAACACATTGATAATTCCAACACCTGCAAACAATCAGTAGGAAGCCGATTCAATTGTATATTTTCTAAAACAATAAGGTACAAGCTGATAGTGAATTAAAACGTGATTAATCAGAAGCTGTTGACTTAattgttgtattgtatttaaTTAGTCTATTGTTTATAATCAGAGGAACTTTAGAATAGTGATAAAATTTCATTTATAAACAAGTCTGCAGAGCGACGAATCATTCTAGTGAGAAGATACACTACGAACAAGTCAAAATGGTGTCCAAGGTTGTGATCCTCTGCGCTTTCGCCATTCTGGTTCAggtaaatacttttaaattttttacccatgttaacaaattataattttatctaACAGTTTTGTCCTCTTCtggtttttattgatattttattttagcaaAAAATATACGATAATAGTTGCTACAGGATCATTCTCATTACCTAAATAATGATGaatgaactaaaactaaataataTATTCGTGCGTTCAATACAACGCAATAAAATTTGATCAACCCGCGATGGCTTAAAGTTATTTTGTGTTTAGTCCATCTCCGGACAGAGGAGCGGTTGCTGCGGGTCCGGCCGCTCCGGCAGATACGGCGGCTCCGGTTGTGGCTGCTCATGCGGCAGCTCTGGAAGCTCTAATGCCGTCTACGGTAACTCCATCAACATCCCCACCAGCGGCGGCGACTTCGTCGTCACCAGCGTCGGCCCCATCTCCCCCTCCGGCATCTCCGTCTCCTCCGACCTGGACCTGAGAGGAGACTTGGACGTCTACGGAGAACTGCCGTACCTGAGCGCCGTACAGTTCTCTGGCGAATACGACACTCAAGGTTCTGGCTGCGTGGACTACAGCTGCGGCACCTGCGGGAACGTGGCCATCACCAGCGTGCAGGGCAGCTCCGGCTGCGGCTGCGGCTCCAGCTGCGGCTGCGGCTCCAGCTGCGGCTGTGGCTGTCGCTAAGACAATTGAAGTTTACAACTTCACATCTTCATGTCGTGTTTGAATGTCTAGCTGCGGAACTTGACCTGTGTACGTACAATGGAACACTTGAGCAAATTGAATAAAACTTATTGGCTAATTTagaatttttaatttacaataCCTATGTATTTTAGTAGAGGATAAGGAGCAGGAAAATTACCTCCAATGGTATGGCCATATACGCCGCAGGCCGGTAGACTAcgtcggaaacagatgcctcaTTACTGTCCAAGGCCCTAGGTCACGGTGCCCCAGTAGGCCTAAGAGACGCTAGCTATACTAGCGCCTCTTAGGCCTACTGAGGATGACGAAGTCCGGGCGAAATGGAGAAGATTGATCAGGAAAGCAGATCCTGGCGCTAGACCGGGAAAACAGTAGGTTGAAGATGAAGAGAATCCATATTCTAATATGTATTTTAGAGGTATTATGATCGCTGTGCTACTCTTGTTAAGATTAAAAAATTTGATCAGATCTCATGTCTAGtcacttttttgttttcataCCACGTCGGAGGCAAACAGGTATAAGATccgcctatggacgcctgcaactcaaggggtgtcacattagaaacttgtacacaacttttttgaagaacccgatactgtagttcatcggaaatacctcggcagggagctcattccacagccggagcgtccgcgggaggaaatgtCACCGTTTTAGTTTTtgtaggtgagaggctggcaacctgtcagtgaaatgtcacaatttgaatttctttaaaccccttttttgccaagagtggcactgaaacttagtagttcatgtgctctgcctatccctttatggaatacaggcgtacAGAATGTATGTATTAACTGAACCCTCGCGcacaaaaaaagtacacaaatgTCCAGATTTTATATGACTACGGAACGTTGAAATGCGACACGACAAGCATTAGGTACTGCCTCTGCTGATTGATTTCCCTAACAATTATCGCATTAAGTCATTGCCAAGGCTCAATTACAGAAAATCTAGTcataatcaattaatcaattGGTGATGGTGCCGAGTAAAGCTAGACAACAGTGAACAGACATCGACATATCGGCCAGTGATTTGTTTCTGCGGTCGCGTGCAGTGACGGGATAAAAAATTCACCATTCCCTTCCTTTCCGTGGGtttcgtaaaagtcgactgtgggtaGCAATAGGGtagcaaatagaaaaaaacaaatgtttttttttttcaggtgaacaaataattcgacaataacggtttttcgtaagttgtaacgtgtttcaataacaataacgtacctacattttaactcaattaacattcagtattaCAGACGTATATTGAgcaatccccgatgcggcgtgcagcgtggagaggcagtggtgttgccaacagtaaatagtgataactaccaactaaactctgtcaaacaagtttgtcagtaaatacgaacaaagaaaactatatgcatccttttctttagggtgctagagaaaaggatacctatagttttcttagttcttatttactgacagacttgtttgacagagtatatgtaTAGATTtcataaatgttacttttattaaaagaccagaaattaaagttatttaattaaattcgtttaatagttaacattaagactaaaaaaaccgtataaaagtattaactgctttgcaaattttgagatttcgtactttaaaaaaaacatactccagaaaaggtgttataagtttgacgtgtctgtctgtctgtttgtctgtttgtgtttgtatgtggcatcgtagctcccgaacggataaaccgatattgatttagttttttgtttgaaagctgaattagtcgggagtgtttttagccatgtttcaagaAAAAATTCTCTTTAACGAACCTTTCAATGTTACTTTTTTCCAACACTCCTATTATTACTAAACGTCAGCGGATTGCTAATTATGTAATAGGCTACAAATAATTGGCATAGCATAATTTATCAATCACGTCTGCGTAATGTGAAAAAAGCAAACGCTTGAGACTCGTGCTCAAAACTGGAAGGATTGTTTTGCCTTCTACGCTAAACTACTTATTATAACTATACCCTCCTGTACGATTGACAAGTTTAGTAAGTCTGTTTATGTTaatttaaggaataaataaataaaagaaaataaataaagaataaagaataattatattttgtcaTCAGACAaatttatttagtaaaaataacaacggcacgtatttaaccgggcgactaaataaccatagaaatgggtatcaaaaataatagtttggcgactaaaatgtggcctcaaattatttaaatatgaggtataattttaatgtcattacggctacggtttatccagacgcgagtaccaactatttatttcgcaactgaattattatattggaaacaatttaagagatacaatttaataggaaaacggctgtctattaatatataatatacatttcttttaatatatttatacatatagcaaattaacataaaaagtacatttaaaatttatacatcggcactcttCACCTGAGCTTTcattttaatgaaaaaatataatggtcgacaaaatattatacttatgggtaagaaattaggtgtttgggggtgctggcaacttcgtctctatacaatgaatttaacttttcatgacgtttactctatgaactctatcgaatctaaggccggccttacgcagtcttaacatcactctgaaagatttatttttttgtcagGAAAAtcttactcagaatatgctttggcataaatcgttccgcagattttaaaatatcgaatcttatgctggcatgatgttcatgagcaaaataatcttctaaattaagagtacttccgtagatttttgtttgcataatatttaggcggtataaagttgtccatctttttcctatttctgttttgatagcgagtcatgtgtgttggggatgcaagatacctaatactcctcctcgcttcgctcgtcgtcgtacctaacggtgcctctgggactgtatttaatatcctttttgctatcgttgttttgtttaTACAAAGTATCTAAGAATCATGCCATAGcaaaatttggtaggacttatattctacaaaaaaaaatttaagaaaaaaaaaccgccttcctttggagTTCTGgcgataaatactttcaaatgttggattatgttatcaattcgtctgtatattttttaatgtttgttattcgatatctccgtcatttttgaaccaattttgaaatctggatgattctgaagtacttacagatgagaatgattatcagaaaggaactctaaccagggcggctcactcttcatcagcagttccactgcaccaaatgtcactgttctggacgtaagtacatgctgttcttataaaaataccaaagtcactatatgtgtgctgttcagatttgaggagttccgttctgaccatcatcagcagttccactacacTACACAAGACAAAAtgcacataataacaacaagacagaaaggaatcctttcccttgctcgtttttcaatttcacactcggcgttaaaaaacaactttgcccccttgtataacaaataactattaacttgTGATATTATAGATAATTACAAATTTGATGTTTTAGTGCGATATGACGTTACTAATGGACGGTTACCAGGCTCTGAAAAGACGATTTGATGACAGGTAAGaccaattaaattaaaacgggtaTTTTATGCAACGCAGCCGGCATATTTGGAACAGTTGGGCCAGATATGGAACAATGCCGGGGCTTGCCGAGAttagtttaaattttttttctatatattaGTAGTATCTGCGCTCCAGAACTCGAGTTGCAGATGTAGGTGTCAAGACCGCTACGCTTAAGTggaactgggctggacatgtctgccgcatgcaccctgaacggtgggccaaaatggttaccgagtaggacccacggaacaccgtgaagcaggccggggttcaggcagaccgaaaaagagatggcgggacaacttgaacgcattttatccaagctggcaaaattacgcacatgacagggttgagtggaagaagcgaggggaggccttttcccagcagtgggacactacagtaggctaataaaaaaaaaatagtagtatATTTGTTATAATACTGTTTATTTTAGTAACTCTACTGGACCTCAAAGCTGACGTATAAATTTTTAAATCGTCGATTAATTTATGAATAATTTTATGGATATCGATTGTTTAGATTTTCAATCGGCACTTTCCAATCACCAATTAAATACAGTTAAGGTCGTGGACGCTACGATTGATGTAAAACATACACATATAGGAAGCCTATAAACGCGCTAAACGCTAATACTTTCCATATACCGATATTGACTATATCTTTAATTATGTCCATAATAAAAGAATAGCAATAAACACTCATTCATTGGGTACTTATATTTACAATGATCTCAAGCATAAGGTTTGTTTTCAGTGATGCAAATTCTCCCCTGGATTTTAAGTACATCGGCATACTGCGTTTCTTTTTGAGTTCCGTTGGCTCCTGGCCGCATAAGCAGTTCGGGCGGGGCAGGCTGGATACTATACTGTCCATGTACAATGTGCTGTTGGTACTTGTTGCTATAGCGTTACCGAGTTTGGGCGCCACATACATCTGGTATAAGAGAGACACGATTTCTTTCTTCGATGTTGGACACGTgcttttatgtatatttttagaaTTCTTATTTCTGGTAAGTGTTTAagaatatattttaaagaatatttgcataaaataaaattatggtacCTTCAAGAAAATGAGACAGATTGTTCACTGTTGTCCATCATAATTTCAGCAAAGGTTATTAATGATCTGGACAACTAAATATCGAACAATAATAAAGGACTACTTAATGGAATTCCACCTGTTTTACTTCAGGAATCGAACACAGTATGCTTCGAAGGTTTGTAATTTCCACATCTAGTTAAAGAGTTCAAACATTTCGTATTGAAAATATAGTTTCAGGaaactttttttgtttttaatatttttccttctattgttataaatttataactatagttttaTCCTGCAGACTAAGGGAAATGATTTACGTAAACGGACTCAAGTATAAACGTACGTGTTCACTTTATCCATAGCATTGATTCTATTTTCCCTCAAAAATCACCAACAAGTCGTGAATAGCGACAAGATAAACATGCATAAAACTGTTTTCAGTTGTTTTGGTATTTTTTCCAGATACATACTCAGATCCATAACATATCAGTGATATTCACACTGTACATGGCTTCACAGATAGTTAGTTCCATGATGCTGTTTAACTTCATGCCGTGGTACAACAACTACAGCTCCGGGATGCTTGGTCCGGAGCGTCCCGCCAACCGCACGTTCGAGCACGCCGTCTACTTCCACTGCTTCACCGAAGACGTCTACACCACCATAAAGGGCTATTGGATTCTATTTGCCTTCAATATCCCTACTTGCTACAACACAGCAACCGGCTTCGTCGCCTTTGACCTTCTGATCTCCCTTATTGTCTTTCAAATTTGGGGCCATCTCAGAATTTTGAAACACAATTTGCTGAACATAATGCCGAAGGAAGGCATGTATTCTCCAGAAGAGAATATGAGAGTCCGAGAGATTTTAAAGGAAATCATCGAACACCACAAACTAGTCATAAAGTAAGTTTCAACAAAATGTTACTTTACACGTAATAGGTTCCTGGTATCTTAGGTTTAAGGTCAGATCAAAGCAGATCTGTCTGGATAGAACTCTCCAGAAATGTGCCACATAACGTTTGCGGGctcgctttcctccttgaggccgccactcaaacgcgctCCTGGCGCT
This Leguminivora glycinivorella isolate SPB_JAAS2020 chromosome 24, LegGlyc_1.1, whole genome shotgun sequence DNA region includes the following protein-coding sequences:
- the LOC125238837 gene encoding uncharacterized protein LOC125238837, translated to MTLLMDGYQALKRRFDDSDANSPLDFKYIGILRFFLSSVGSWPHKQFGRGRLDTILSMYNVLLVLVAIALPSLGATYIWYKRDTISFFDVGHVLLCIFLEFLFLQRLLMIWTTKYRTIIKDYLMEFHLFYFRNRTQYASKIHTQIHNISVIFTLYMASQIVSSMMLFNFMPWYNNYSSGMLGPERPANRTFEHAVYFHCFTEDVYTTIKGYWILFAFNIPTCYNTATGFVAFDLLISLIVFQIWGHLRILKHNLLNIMPKEGMYSPEENMRVREILKEIIEHHKLVINFVDKCSEAFSEELFVFYMMMQLLTCTSLLEASVLTAEALATYGPITLAVHQQLIQVSILFEMIRTKSEELTDAVYGTPWECMDAGNRKMVLLLLQRAQTPIALKAAKMVPVGLQTMAAVLKTTFSYYMMLNAVAGER
- the LOC125238841 gene encoding chorion class high-cysteine HCA protein 12-like, whose product is MSPYTVLVLCLQLCLIQSVLSQGCCGSRGYSSSSGCGCGSYGGQGCGQVGVTGPIQACGTTCVQGCVPVLGSVCFDGCAPACGCVSICGECCGCGCN
- the LOC125238839 gene encoding chorion class high-cysteine HCB protein 12-like — translated: MVSKVVILCAFAILVQSISGQRSGCCGSGRSGRYGGSGCGCSCGSSGSSNAVYGNSINIPTSGGDFVVTSVGPISPSGISVSSDLDLRGDLDVYGELPYLSAVQFSGEYDTQGSGCVDYSCGTCGNVAITSVQGSSGCGCGSSCGCGSSCGCGCR